From one Mustelus asterias chromosome 2, sMusAst1.hap1.1, whole genome shotgun sequence genomic stretch:
- the LOC144505330 gene encoding iron-sulfur cluster assembly factor IBA57, mitochondrial-like: MLLCFPPGCGRALGLSVRLRASGTCRRSCSAQAGGRYRCYALRHRQLLRLQGRDSGAFLQGLVTNDVAAVLSGPRDSLYCHFLNLQGRTLFDVILYRLHKSQDKEQSILLECDATLLDSVQKHLKVYKIRRKVDISPCPDLFLWTILPVEQSTKTGSALEINAKKVVVCTRDPRTDAMGWRLVLSASDNPLDVVPESHLGDIQDYHRYRYKIGIAEGVKDLPCGEAIPLESNLTYMNGISFTKGCYIGQELTARTHYTGVIRKRLMPIQLDTPLPPDSAPEKAQIVSASGKSAGRLRSYLGDVGLAMVRLAFVNEPLHLRTAGDARVQLKASVPDWWPSDESK, from the exons ATGCTGCTGTGTTTTCCGCCGGGTTGTGGCCGAGCGCTGGGGCTCTCAGTGCGGCTCCGTGCCTCCGGGACGTGTCGGCGGAGCTGCAGTGCCCAGGCTGGAGGCCGGTACCGCTGCTATGCGCTCCGGCACCGGCAGCTGCTGCGGCTCCAGGGCCGGGACAGCGGCGCCTTCCTCCAGGGTCTGGTCACTAACGACGTGGCGGCTGTGCTGAGCGGGCCCCGGGACTCTCTGTACTGTCACTTCCTCAACCTGCAGGGGAGAACCCTGTTCGATGTGATCCTCTACAG GTTGCACAAAAGCCAAGATAAAGAGCAAAGCATTCTCCTGGAGTGTGACGCCACGTTGCTGGATTCTGTTCAGAAGCATTTGAAAGTTTATAAAATTAGAAGGAAAGTGGACATATCCCCTTGTCCAGATCTCTTCCTGTGGACAATACTCCCAGTCGAACAGTCAACCAAAACTGGCAGCGCTTTAGAAATAAAtgccaagaaggtggtggtgtgcacTCGGGACCCCAGAACGGATGCAATGGGATGGCGCCTGGTGTTGAGCGCGAGTGACAACCCATTAGACGTTGTCCCAGAAAGCCATCTAGGAGATATCCAGGACTATCATAGATATCGGTATAAGATAG GAATTGCTGAAGGTGTGAAGGACCTTCCATGCGGAGAAGCAATACCTCTGGAATCCAACCTCACTTACATGAATGGGATCAGTTTCACCAAAGGCTGTTACATCGGGCAAGAGTTAACGGCACGGACTCACTACACGGGCGTGATTAGGAAAAGGCTGATGCCAATCCAACTGGACACCCCTTTACCCCCTGACAGTGCTCCCGAAAAGGCACAGATTGTGTCTGCATCAGGAAAGTCGGCCGGAAGGCTGAGAAGCTACCTGGGTGATGTTGGTTTAGCCATGGTTCGACTGGCCTTCGTAAATGAACCACTTCATCTGCGCACAGCGGGTGATGCCCGTGTGCAGTTGAAGGCATCTGTTCCGGATTGGTGGCCCAGTGATGAGAGTAAATAA